From Mucilaginibacter gotjawali:
GCAACGCAATACTTTGTCGGACAATTTGACGGCGAACAATTTGTGCCCGTTGACGATCAGATCAAATGGCTGGATTATGGCCCGGATGAGTATGCAGGGATCACCTGGAACAATACCGGCTCACGAAAAATATTTTTAGGCTGGATGAGCAACTGGAGTTATGCCACCCAGGTGCCAACTGCAAGCTGGAGGAGCGCAATGACGATCCCAAGGGACTTGAAATTGATCAGTATTGATGGAAATATTTTGCTTACTTCTATGCCGGTGAAGGCAATATTGAAATTGAAACAACAGCCAATTTTAGCCGGCAATGTTCATGTTAAAAAATATATGCTGGTAACACTAAGGCCAGCACAACTGCGGGACGGTACCTTTTGGATCTTCAAACCAACTCCTTAAATGATTTTGCGTTAGAACTTGCTAACAGTAACAATGAAAAACTGATAATTGGATTTGATAAAAATGCCAATCAATACTTTATAGACAGAACGAAAGCCGGAGTCCATGATTTTAATAAAGATTTTGCCGGTATTTTTAAAGCCCCGCGTTTTGTAGCAAACAAATCAGTTAAGCTTACCCTGGTTGTTGACAGGGCTTCGGTTGAAATTTTTGCGGATGGTGGCGCAACTGTAATGACTTGTATTTTCTTTACTGAAAAGCCTTTAAATAAGGTATCTATTTTGTCAGATAGCGCCATTCGTATCAAATCATTATCAATTGCCGGGCTGAAGTCTATCTGGTAAAAGCCTTTTTGATAAAAATAAAATAACCGCATTTGTTATTATAAGTTCGTTATGTAAACTGCCTTTAGCTGTGTTTCGTGTTCCCGCATATCAGTCGGTAAAACCAATATTTGGTTAAAATAACGTGAGTTCGATATAAGAATTTGGATATCATCGTCGTATGCTCCGCCATAAGCGGACTACCGCTTAGTAGCATGATGTTCAAACAGTATTTTTGCCGAGTCAGCGGCTACCCAATTCGCGAAGGGTAGCCACTGACGTGGCAATTATCACGGGTATTGGTTTCTACAAAGCGGTAGCCCGCCACGGGGTTGGGCAAAGGTTTTTCTTATATTGAACTTACATTGAAATAAACTAAATGTTGGATGCTTTTACCAGGGGCTGGTTTATACCAGCAAAAATAATATCAATATTTTTGTTTAAAGTATTTTTTATAAAAAGCTGATTTAAAGCTGGTTGATTTTATAACAACCTGTTTTTGATTAAATTTTTATTATATAAAATAGCTGCAGCAACCGGCATTCATATACCGCTTTCATAATGCGCTTATATTTATCCTCAACCATCAATTGCATTCCTGTTTTTATAATGAAAAAACTCCTGTTAACATTATCATTGATAATTGCGTTTATTATTGTCCGTTCGCAAAATCTAACACCAAGGCAGTTATTCCCAGGCCTGTTTGAATCTGTCCAGCTGTCCGATATTTTTCCGGACAACAAAACATTTGT
This genomic window contains:
- a CDS encoding GH32 C-terminal domain-containing protein: MDLQTNSLNDFALELANSNNEKLIIGFDKNANQYFIDRTKAGVHDFNKDFAGIFKAPRFVANKSVKLTLVVDRASVEIFADGGATVMTCIFFTEKPLNKVSILSDSAIRIKSLSIAGLKSIW